A section of the Cygnus olor isolate bCygOlo1 chromosome 14, bCygOlo1.pri.v2, whole genome shotgun sequence genome encodes:
- the LOC121077693 gene encoding protocadherin beta-4-like produces the protein MASARQVLCVCALLCVPRVRCEPIRYSVAEEGESGSVVANVAEDAGLTPAQLSARRARIASPAGRQHFRLERATGRLVLAERLDREEMCGRSLTCTLAFELLLENPLQFFRVEVAVEDVNDHSPVFPEERVTFQIPERGDPGSRFPVEAAQDLDVGSNSIQAYSIAPENEYFSVSIRKRSEVDLHVELVLEKPLDREEQPELLFSLIATDGGSPPRSGSTQIHIVVLDVNDNAPIFTQDVYVGQVLESAPAGSVVLRVVATDPDMGLNGDISYRFSNVLGDIQSTFTIDTTSGEIRVAKPLDFEAIQKYELSVRATDGGGLSALCKVLVEVVDVNDNAPELVVSSFSSPVPENAEPGTVVALFAVRDRDSGVNGEITCALEDQLSFSLRPAYKNYYELVTMSTLDREEIALYLVVVTAADAGSPPLTTTQTFTVDISDVNDNAPVFNQTSYTMYVRENNVPAVLVGAVSAVDSDAGSNAKVIYSLRPVHPAERDPCSCISVNSENGHVFVLRPLDYEQVRQLEVLVSATDAGSPPLSTNVTVHLLVVDENDNAPLVLHPAQDSSLPSSELVPASSEVGDLVTKVVAIDADSGQNSWLSFHLLRATDPGLFAVGTQNGVVRLRRPVTERDAMKQKLEVLVRDNGRPPLSATAALSILLLNGLSQEHLPQQEVSVQDEDSSLTIYLIISLVFVSLLFLTSVAAFVACKVCKRKELKGGHVLYGTGNLQSSLADGAAAGTLPHTYCYEINLTTGSGNSEFKFLKPILPSLPPQHSGTGRGVDDTEDFPPVPNSMGDGALDISGPPSVGHFNGLPFN, from the coding sequence ATGGCGTCTGCAAGGCaagtgctttgtgtgtgtgctttgctGTGCGTGCCGCGCGTTCGCTGCGAGCCCATCCGCTACTCCGTAGCCGAGGAGGGGGAGAGCGGCTCCGTGGTGGCCAACGTGGCGGAGGACGCGGGGCTGACCCCGGCGCAGCTCTCGGCTCGCAGGGCACGCATTGCCTCACCGGCCGGCCGGCAGCACTTTCGCTTAGAGCGCGCCACCGGCCGCCTCGTCCTGGCGGAGCGGCTCGATCGCGAGGAGATGTGCGGCCGCTCGCTTACCTGCACGCTCGCCTTCGAGCTCCTGCTCGAAAACCCGCTGCAGTTCTTTCGGGTCGAGGTGGCCGTGGAGGACGTCAACGACCACTCGCCGGTCTTTCCCGAGGAACGAGTCACTTTTCAGATCCCGGAAAGGGGCGACCCTGGCTCGCGATTCCCTGTGGAGGCGGCTCAGGACCTGGACGTTGGCAGCAACAGCATCCAGGCTTACAGCATCGCTCCCGAGAATGAGTACTTCAGTGTTTCTATTCGGAAACGGAGTGAGGTTGACTTGCACGTCGAATTGGTTTTGGAAAAGCCTCTAGACAGAGAGGAGCAGCCAGAGTTGCTTTTCAGTCTCATTGCTACAGACGGTGGCTCTCCACCTAGGAGCGGGAGCACCCAAATCCACATTGTAGTTCTGGATGTAAATGACAACGCTCCCATCTTTACTCAGGACGTGTATGTTGGTCAGGTTTTGGAAAGTGCCCCAGCAGGCTCTGTGGTTCTCAGAGTTGTAGCCACCGATCCAGACATGGGGCTTAATGGTGACATCTCCTACAGGTTCAGCAATGTTCTGGGGGACATCCAATCCACATTCACAATTGACACCACGAGTGGTGAAATTCGAGTTGCAAAGCCCCTGGATTTTGAGGCCATACAGAAGTATGAGCTCAGTGTGCGGGCAACTGATGGTGGGGGCCTCTCGGCACTCTGCAAGGTGTTGGTGGAGGTGGTGGATGTGAACGACAATGCACCGGAGCTAGTGGTCAGTTCCTTCAGCAGCCCGGTCCCTGAGAATGCAGAGCCTGGGACAGTGGTTGCCCTCTTTGCTGTGAGAGACCGGGATTCTGGTGTGAATGGGGAGATCACCTGTGCCCTTGAAGACCAGCTCTCCTTCTCCCTAAGGCCAGCCTATAAGAATTACTATGAGCTGGTGACAATGAGCACATTGGACAGGGAAGAGATAGCTCTGTACCTTGTGGTTGTCACAGCGGCAGACGCAGGGTCTCCTCCCCTCACCACTACCCAGACCTTCACGGTGGACATCTCTGATGTCAATGACAATGCCCCTGTCTTCAACCAGACATCATACACCATGTATGTGAGAGAGAACAATGTCCCTGCAGTGCTTGTTGGGGCTGTCAGTGCAGTGGACTCAGACGCAGGATCCAATGCCAAGGTGATCTATTCCCTGAGGCCTGTGCACCCTGCAGAGCgggacccctgctcctgcatctCCGTGAACTCAGAGAACGGACATGTATTTGTGCTGCGTCCACTGGACTATGAGCAGGTGAGGCAGCTTGAGGTGCTGGTGAGTGCCACCGATGCGGGGTCCCCTCCCCTCAGCACCAATGTCACTGTCCACCTCCTTGTCGTGGACGAGAATGACAATGCCCCACTGGTGTTGCACCCTGCACAGGACAGCAGCTTGCCATCAAGTGAGCTGGTGCCAGCCTCGTCCGAGGTGGGGGACCTGGTCACCAAAGTGGTGGCTATTGATGCCGACTCTGGTCAGAACTCGTGGCTTTCCTTCCATCTTCTAAGGGCCACAGACCCCGGGCTGTTTGCTGTGGGTACCCAAAATGGGGTGGTACGGCTGAGGAGGCCAGTGACAGAAAGGGATGCCATGAAGCAGAAGCTTGAGGTGCTGGTGCGTGACAATGGGAGGCCACCACTGTCGGccactgcagcactgagcatACTCCTGCTCAACGGCCTCTCACAGGAACACCTGCCACAGCAGGAGGTGTCTGTGCAGGATGAAGACAGCTCCCTGACAATCTATTTAATCATTTCACTGGTCTTtgtctccctcctcttcctcacatCTGTCGCAGCCTTTGTTGCTTGCAAGGTGTGCAAGAGAAAGGAGCTGAAAGGAGGGCACGTGCTGTATGGCACAGGCAACTTGCAGAGCAGTCTGGCtgatggggctgctgctgggacccTGCCCCACACCTATTGCTACGAGATCAACCTCACCACGGGCTCAGGCAACAGCGAGTTCAAGTTCCTGAAGCCCAtcctccccagcctgccacCACAGCACTCTGGCACAGGCAGGGGTGTTGATGACACAGAGGATTTCCCACCAGTCCCTAACTCCATGGGGGATGGAGCCCTGGACATCTCTGGTCCACCATCTGTTGGACACTTTAATGGGCTTCCCTTTAATTAG